GCCCTGTGCCTCCTCATGTGACCGCCGAGGGCTTGGCCCATCGGGAAATCGAGGCCGCATATCGAGCACTCGTGCGTCTTCGGCTTAGCCGGCGAGGAATCTGCTGCGTGGCCGAGGTGGAAGAGGTCGCCGGAGATCAGCTTCGGCTTCTTGTGGCTTGCTTTGTGCCCTCCGAGCGCCTGGAACGAGGAGAATTCGCGGTTGCAAGTCTTGCACGCGAACATTCGCTCGGTAGGCCGCGATTTGCGGTCCGGCGACGCCGAGTCGGTGCTCTCGCCAACTCGGGAGAGGAGCATCAAGCAATTGACCCTGGCCAGGGCTTCGACCTCCGtgtcctctctgtctctcttcaCCATCTCTGGAAGTCTGTAGTAGAGAATGTGAAATCGGAGTGTCTGATTTTTCtggtttcttcttttgcttgctGAGTCGGGATGAATGGTTT
The nucleotide sequence above comes from Eucalyptus grandis isolate ANBG69807.140 chromosome 2, ASM1654582v1, whole genome shotgun sequence. Encoded proteins:
- the LOC104432756 gene encoding zinc finger protein ZAT8 — translated: MVKRDREDTEVEALARVNCLMLLSRVGESTDSASPDRKSRPTERMFACKTCNREFSSFQALGGHKASHKKPKLISGDLFHLGHAADSSPAKPKTHECSICGLDFPMGQALGGHMRRHRAAMLESLAAAAAKPVPVLKKSNSKRVTGLDLNSLPMEDDLTLRLGKVAPPLVLDLVL